From the genome of Apodemus sylvaticus chromosome 3, mApoSyl1.1, whole genome shotgun sequence, one region includes:
- the LOC127680864 gene encoding protein AMBP-like encodes MQGLGILFLLLTACLASRADHVSTGPDIQVQENFTWSRMYGKWYTLAIGSTCPWVKRIKTDMSVGTLVLQEGATQDEISMTSTKLRKGVCEENSGVYQKTDTDGKFLYHTSKWNTTLESYVVHTNYDEYAIFLTKKFSHRHGPAIMAKLYGREPQLRDSLLQEFREVALSVGIPENAIIFMENRGECVPGNREVEPNSSSGTRN; translated from the exons ATGCAGGGTCTTGGCATCCTGTTCCTGCTGCTGACTGCCTGCCTTGCTTCGAGGGCTGACCATGTGTCAACAGGACCAGATATCCAGGTTCAGGAGAACTTCACCTGGTCCCGG ATGTATGGAAAATGGTACACCCTGGCCATTGGTTCCACATGCCCGTGGGTGAAGCGGATTAAGACCGACATGAGCGTGGGCACACTGGTGCTGCAAGAGGGGGCGACACAAGACGAGATCAGCATGACCAGTACTAAATTGCG GAAAGGCGTCTGCGAGGAGAACTCTGGGGTATATCAGAAGACAGACACCGATGGAAAGTTCCTTTACCACACATCCA AATGGAACACAACCTTGGAATCCTACGTGGTCCACACCAACTATGACGAGTATGCCATTTTCCTTACCAAGAAGTTCAGCCACCGCCATGGACCCGCCATCATGGCCAAGCTCTATG GCCGGGAGCCACAGCTGAGGGACAGTCTTCTCCAGGAGTTCAGGGAGGTGGCCCTGAGTGTGGGCATCCCTGAGAACGCCATCATTTTTATGGAAAACAGAG GGGAATGTGTCCCTGGGAATCGGGAGGTGGAGCCCAATTCGTCTTCG GGTACGAGGAACTAA